The window TATACAAATGTCATCTGTATTATTAGACGTAACACATCCTAATGTTAGAACATACTTTAACATTCGACACCTGGTGGCTCAATTGAGATCGGGAGACTTGACGTTCTACTTTTAACCAGCAAATACATTAAAAACTCACCGACGATCAGACAATATGGCTACAATACTCACCATTCACGTGGAGAGGCACATGTGGGCATTGCAATTTCTAAATAAACCCAACAATAAACTCGATCATTACAGATACCTTTGCCATCACAAAGACTTCATGACCAACAATATACATACATAAGAAGAACCATTTACATAAAAATTAACCATTTACACAAAATATACTCTCCCaccgtcggccgagcggacagcacgctggacttgtgatcctgtggtcctgggttcgatcccaggcgccggcgagaaacaatgggcagagtttctttcaccctatgcccctgttacctagcagtaaaataggtaccttggtgttagtcagctgtcacgggctgcttcctgggggtggaggcctggttgaggaccgggccgcggggacactaaaatgccccgaaatcatttcaagatataaCCTGTCACTCTAATAGCAGGCCTCAACGCTCAACATCATATAATGCACCAAAGCATTAATCTCCCTAAAAATGTAATTAATTTTTTTACCAGATTTTATAACGATATATTCACCCACTGGATCTGTTAGGCCTGATTTTAGCTTTACGAAAAGACTAGGTAATCATCTTCATCACTACATATCACCTGGATCTCTCACAGGACCTGATCACGTTCCAATGACCATATACCACTCTAACAACCCAGTTCACTTTCAAAAAATACCTTATTCTTCATCCAAAAGTGCTAAATGGGATGTATTAAATTAAGCAAATATTATAGTTGTCTACGGTGATACTTAAAGCTGAAAATTCTTGAGTACCTTATTTGAAATGTTGAAGCGTAATGGTAAGTCTTAAAACAGTCCATTTCAGTAATTCATATTAATAATAACAGTTAACATAAAATCCTTTACTTAGAATGAAGTAAAATGTAATATTTATGCTACTCGATGCTTTAATATACAATCTTTTATTTACGTGAGATTTCTGCTTCGGATCAATCTTATTCTTGgaatataaaaattatatttgtTTCCCATATGATATCCATCGATCCTGTTGCAGTTCTTTAAGAAGCGTTTGAGACCACTTTATTATAACAAAATACATGAGAATGATCCGCCTGACCACCTGCGTGTATTCCTCTTGGCAGCAGCTTGAGCTTTACATCTGATGCTTGTGTCAGTATACACCAACAGTATGAATCAGTATGGCACACTTGACTTCTCATGGTTATTATCAGGAAGCCTTTTAGGTTTGTAATGCATCCCTCAGCCAATGACACAACAGAGTGCTGTACTAACTTAGTTAATATACAGTGTACCATCctcgatacgtaatattaataattactgAAACACCCAGATGGACAGTTAAGAGTATGAAATCTCTGTGAAGGTCACTTGTACTTGTTGTGTATGTGCAAATGTTTGTGAATAAACTTTATTAATGTATGACTATTAATTTTAATGAGTAAATGTTCATCTCTTCACATTCTCAGTTAAGGATATTTATTTTTTTCAAGAAGTTATGTGTAATGTCTGATAACATTTCCGAATATTTTGTTCAacttaaatgtaaataatttatgTATGATATTAAGTTAGGCATTTTACTGTTGAACATTTGACTGGTGTTTTTCACAGTGGAGGACCTTGGGTCAAGAAGGCTTCAGCGGGAGAGAAGGGAAGGTCTCAACAAACGTTCCAGAGGCGACGACAACTCCGCAAGAGAACCAAGAGAACACAATAAAACACACAAGAAAACTAACAAGAAAATACGTCATAACAGAAATGAGAAGAAAAAGGGCAAGGAAAGTCAAGAGAGCAAGAGGAATGGAAGAAAGAAGAACATTGTGGGAGGTGGTAAGATAACCGGAGCTGACCGTCGTAGAACACGAGGTAGAAACCACAAACCTGGAGGAAAAGAAATGACACAGCGTCGCAGAGGACAAGGAAAAGTGGGACAACTTAAGCCAAGTATTAAACATCTACGGAAACAAAACACAAATAAGCTAAACAAAAACATTGAGAAGAGCAAATATCGCAAAAAACATGTGAAAAATATGAACAAATTAATGAAAAAGAAAACAAGCAACACACAAAAAGAAAGAAGGAAAGGACATAAAGCAAATTCAAAGATTAAACGGAAACGTAAACAAATAAATGGTATAAGTAAACAAATGCACAAAAACAAAGGAAAGACAATGCGGCAAAGAAAACCAAATAAAGATAATGAAAACAGGCGAATGGATGAGAGTAAACGTCTCAAAATGCTAaacaaagtgaagaaaaacaaaggaATGGAAGACAACAAACGTGGCACAAGACCAAAGAAAGATAAGAGAATCAAAGGAAAAATACAAATGGAAAATACTAAAGGTAAGAGAGAACGTagtaaaaataaacaaattaaagGAAATGTGAAAATCAAGAAACAGAAAAGAAAATATGCAAAGAAAATGGCTAAAGGAAGAAGAAAGGATCAAGACATGAACAAAGTGAACCTACGGAAGAAGATCCTGAGCGATGGAAGGAGGAAAGGTAGGTGTGGGTCTGGTTAACTAGAACCAACAGAGGGAGGAATAGTGACAGGCCGCAAGCCAAGAAATACTACGGTGAAGTAAGCACACATAAaacatatataataaaaacaCAAACACTTGTTAACCTTTTACCAACTGTTCAGATCTTGAGCAGCTTATGGTCTCTTCGCTTAAAATGTGAGCGTTCATTATCACACCCTCAACATGTTGTCATAACGCAAACTCTGGATTTCCCTCTGGTGGTGACCTGCTATTTTGATGTGGGGTGTGTGCTTACTTCCCTAGATGAACCTTAATGTGCACATGGGGCTGAGCTTCATCCTTCAGCCTTTTAACCTTCAATATCATTATATACGTGTACCCGGATATATTGGCTTaagtcgtatctacatttgagtccGAGTTAAAAGTTTGCCTCCACTATTTCACTCCTCAATTTATTCCTTTTGTTTGACTACTTTGATAAAAAAAAGTTATTTATAGTTCTTGTGGCTTATTCGAATATTTAGTTTGCAAGTGCCCTCCGGTTCGTGGCACACCCATGTTATGGGGGCTAACTATCAATTCCCAAGAGAGCTTTGTATTTCGTGATCATTCTGTAATTCAATGACATGCAATGTATTAAAAATGCTATCTTGAAGCTTAAGCCTCAGCTTCGAAACAAGTTTATTAAAATTTTTATATGTTATAGGATTTATTCTCCATTCAAGTGCAGTAAAAAATTTAAATGAGCCGACATAGGCTGTTGACTTAATACTATAAACTTGAatggcctcacctgtgtttaagaAATTTTATGTTCCCTTCACGGAAGGGAAGTCCTTCTAAACACTTTTAAAGAACCAGCGTTGGTATCTTCTCCTACTAGAAGCTGTTTGTGTAGATTCGAAAGCAAAAGGCGTGACCTAAAGTCTTGAAatgtaatatttaaaaaaaattaatatcacTGTAATGACAAGTGATTAATAGGATCAACAGCTACTCGTCAATAGGTTAAAATTAGATctaaaacgaaaaaaaaatattatacttgattattttttgtgtttttgaCAAATTTCTTTGTCCAACATATTTATGGTCAAGATCAGTAGTGTTTCAAAAACTATCAAGataaaaataaatgaaactgcagaaggcccgtgGTCCTACACGAGGCAGCTATTTATATCAATCCAAACTTATTGATATGTTTGTATAACTTATACTTGAAACAATCCATCTATCCCAATAATTTGTTCCAAGAAATCaacaatctaaacttatccaattttatccattatttcgaATTCTATTTTGTATTGATAAACACAAAGTTTGATGTCATTATTTTAAGGCATATATAATGCACC of the Procambarus clarkii isolate CNS0578487 chromosome 56, FALCON_Pclarkii_2.0, whole genome shotgun sequence genome contains:
- the LOC138353239 gene encoding DNA ligase 1-like, which codes for MKLRIGADGVTTNDKEVCKELNKKFQEVFTIEQGEVPEIKEGIVNQEPLEEFEITSGDVRKLLLEVDVSKVIGSDVEDLGSRRLQRERREGLNKRSRGDDNSAREPREHNKTHKKTNKKIRHNRNEKKKGKESQESKRNGRKKNIVGGGKITGADRRRTRGRNHKPGGKEMTQRRRGQGKVGQLKPSIKHLRKQNTNKLNKNIEKSKYRKKHVKNMNKLMKKKTSNTQKERRKGHKANSKIKRKRKQINGISKQMHKNKGKTMRQRKPNKDNENRRMDESKRLKMLNKVKKNKGMEDNKRGTRPKKDKRIKGKIQMENTKGKRERSKNKQIKGNVKIKKQKRKYAKKMAKGRRKDQDMNKVNLRKKILSDGRRKASKDTLGRPTMGEGHRFRQNVKSYGLVDDKRTSKDTLGRPTMGEGHRFRQNVKSYGLVDDKRSARNTVADVMNGAQQGNVRSRRVVRAPPAADAAPRTRPSAKPRKSARNRREPASLSVAEKSERLRRAAVVANVGVVPPTITVRVDWLIVY